The Actinomycetota bacterium genomic sequence TCGCTTTGGATTGGTGGGTCTGAAGGAAACTCACGGGGACCTCAGGAACCTAAAGGGGCTTTCTCCCCGGAAAACCGCCCTCGAGGGTGTGCCAGAACGCAACCTCCGGCTCGCCGTCCTTCCAGCACAAAAGGACCGGCTGCCCGTCGATCACAGCGGGGAAGTCGACGAGGCCCTGCTCGATGTCCTTGATCGTGATGCTCCTTGTGTCGAACCACTCCAACTCTTCGTTTACCCGGTCGGAGGACTGCGCCCAATCGGATTTGG encodes the following:
- a CDS encoding DUF2203 domain-containing protein; this translates as KSDWAQSSDRVNEELEWFDTRSITIKDIEQGLVDFPAVIDGQPVLLCWKDGEPEVAFWHTLEGGFPGRKPL